In Carassius carassius chromosome 38, fCarCar2.1, whole genome shotgun sequence, the genomic stretch TTGCATTCAGTGCAtgcataaatgacattttaaaatatatttaaaactgtttatatatgtatatatatatatatatatatatatatatatatatatatatatatatatatattactgtagtttttttttttcaaataaatgcagccttgttgaacataagagactttgaCAACATTTCAAAAACCCAAACATATAAGATGCAAGATGCTTACGATAACACTTGAATGTCTTCTCCTTTTGAAGATTTCAATACTGTCACCTAAAATTCAGAAATAACTATTTATTCAAGGCTGGTTGGTCTCCCTAATGACCAAAACCTTCAAAGTGAAAGAAAAGGTGTACTCTCCATTCTGTTGTTCACCATTTCGCCGAAGCTTTCAAAACAAGTAAATTACAGATCCATCAGCAGCCTGCTTCTATTTTCTAGAGCTTACAAGCAAACACAGAGCAGTACGCAAAAAGAACATTGTACCTAATAAATTTTTACTCAAAGCACAAGGCAGCAATCAAGGTGGCTGTTTCATGTACAAATGTTGTGCTCCATAAAGGTTTGGATTCTCATCTGGACAACGGATGATCAAGAATGTGTTATGTTGGGTTGATGTACTGATGTGCTGTCTATATGCAATCAGCAGAACGGTTtcaccatacacacacactgatcaaactcacacaaaaacacacattcatgCCTGAAAGATTCCATTTTGAGTAggtaatgaaaaaaatgtatatttaaatgagcAGTCAAGCAGTTTCCTGAAGACATATATCAGTAAATACAGTCTTCCCATTTAATATTCCTGTCACTCATCATTCAATAAATCTTGTATGAGCAACAACCCACTGAACCTCATCAAGAACTCCATGGGTATGTTGCTTTCAAATTGACTGAATATAAACATGAGGTAGTCTGCTCCCCCTATGCCAATCAAAAAGTATGACATGAAATGGTTTGCACTCAGACATCTTGACATCTTCATTCATTACAAATGAACTAATTGCCTAGTTTGGGCTGTAAAATTGTATAACATTTTTGCAACGTCAATCAATTTCTTTgaacaataaatataatatatgatgCCCAGGGAACAGATTTGAggcttttttatacttttttattgaaCACTGAGGCATTGCCACACACAAAGGAGTATAAAACAGAGAAATAGTCAAATAAACAAGACACTTCTttcttaaataaatgaaatatgtgctgtaacaaaacaaaacatgggaAAGAAAAGAGGGGAAGGTAATTTAAGTAACAGTTCATAAACCATGTTGCCATTCAGGCAACATTCACAATGTTCAGTTGTTAGAACTTATGGCAGAAGATGAAAATATGCGGATTTTATTAAGTGAAGGTGGTGATAATCAAGCGAGGGGATGATGGAAGGAATTAGCAACCGGTACAGGCCGCAAAAGCACATATTTCACAGACGTCTACAGGCACAGATGCTGAAACAGACATAACAGGATCTCAGGTTagacaataaaatgtaattgagCTTGGATTTAAAAGTAAACCAGGACTATTACCTAGCCTAGCGAAGGACTTTGTTGCTCCTCTCTTCATGCACAGAGGCACAAACTCCTGAGGCAGCGTTGGATTGGAACATACAGAAAAGTAGCTCGTCTTGGTCAACCGAGGGTTTTGTGTTCGTGGTTGGTCGATTAATTGCTGGAGAACTTTCACCGAGTCCAGTGAAAAGGAAAAATCGCCTTCCTGCAGGAGGGAAATCGTAGAAATAAACGGATAAGTTCAATTCTCAATGCAATGATCGAACCATGCATCAGCATTGACTGTTGACTTAAACTTAATAACCTTTGGATGAATGATTCTTTATAAATAGCTCAAACGACTCATACATTTATTGAATACACATTTGAGCTACAAATGCAACAATATACAGGATTCAGAATGAAGTCAGATGCAAATTGGTGCAATTCTAAGGAGATTAAGTCCATAAATCATGGAATAGAATGTTCATAAGGTTCATTTAAATtagtaagagtttttttttttttttttttttacaataaaagctTGAACTTACCTGGACTTGCACAGCCTCAGAGACCAGGCAAAGAGCCACAATGAGGAAAGCGACAGACAAAATGGTTTTCATGCTGGCTGGTTCTTCTCGAGAAAGGTTTTGTTGTACAATGTGTTTCAGTTGTTGTCAATGCAATCTCTGCCTTTCTCCTCTTTCCT encodes the following:
- the LOC132119061 gene encoding guanylin-like yields the protein MKTILSVAFLIVALCLVSEAVQVQEGDFSFSLDSVKVLQQLIDQPRTQNPRLTKTSYFSVCSNPTLPQEFVPLCMKRGATKSFARLASVPVDVCEICAFAACTGC